Proteins found in one Gordonia sp. PDNC005 genomic segment:
- a CDS encoding coenzyme F420-0:L-glutamate ligase, whose translation MTDNRAHDHRATDGLQILPVTGLGEFGPDSDVAAEITAAAPWLVDGDVLVVTSKIFSKTEGRMVDAPTDPEERDAFRRRLIDTETVRIVARRNRTLITANRNGLVQAAAGVDGSNVRTDQIALLPLDPDASAARLRAVLAADHGLDVAVIVTDTMGRAWRTGQTDVAIGAAGIAVSHAYDGIDDAYGNTLIVTDIAVADELAAAADLVKGKLDAVPVAVVRGYTPVDDGSTAADLVRDLDDDMFRLGVEEAIDQGRREALLTRRSVRSFTDGPISDDVMNAAFAEALTAPAPHHTHPIRFLWIRDADRRRSLLDAMGDAWRTDLSADSKTVESIDKRVARGQILYDAPELVIPVLTGDGMHTYPDSRRNACENTMFTVAGGAAVSGLLVALSVRGVGSCWVGSTIFAADTVRTHLDLPEDWQPLGAVAIGYPAAPTGLRESASTDGLVIEL comes from the coding sequence GTGACCGACAATCGGGCGCACGATCACCGAGCGACGGACGGGCTCCAGATCCTTCCGGTGACCGGGCTGGGCGAGTTCGGTCCAGACAGTGACGTCGCCGCCGAGATCACCGCGGCCGCGCCGTGGCTCGTCGACGGTGACGTGCTCGTGGTGACGAGCAAGATCTTCTCCAAGACCGAAGGCCGCATGGTCGACGCGCCGACCGATCCGGAGGAGCGCGACGCGTTCCGGCGGCGACTGATCGACACCGAGACCGTCCGCATCGTCGCACGGCGCAATCGCACGCTGATCACCGCGAACCGCAACGGCCTCGTCCAGGCGGCTGCCGGCGTGGACGGTTCGAACGTCCGGACCGACCAGATCGCGCTGCTCCCCCTTGATCCCGATGCGAGCGCCGCTCGGCTTCGAGCGGTCCTCGCCGCCGACCATGGTCTCGACGTCGCCGTGATCGTCACCGACACGATGGGTCGCGCCTGGCGCACCGGACAGACCGACGTGGCGATCGGGGCCGCTGGGATCGCCGTCAGCCACGCGTACGACGGCATCGACGACGCCTACGGCAACACGTTGATCGTCACCGACATCGCCGTGGCCGACGAGCTCGCCGCCGCCGCCGACCTGGTGAAGGGCAAGCTCGACGCCGTGCCTGTCGCCGTCGTCCGCGGGTACACGCCGGTCGACGACGGGTCGACGGCCGCCGACCTCGTCCGCGACCTCGACGACGACATGTTCCGCCTCGGCGTCGAGGAGGCGATCGATCAGGGCCGCCGCGAGGCATTGCTGACCAGACGCTCGGTGCGGTCGTTCACGGACGGTCCGATCTCCGACGACGTGATGAACGCGGCCTTCGCGGAGGCTCTCACCGCGCCTGCTCCGCACCACACGCATCCGATCCGGTTCCTGTGGATCCGCGACGCCGACCGTCGACGCTCGCTGCTCGACGCCATGGGCGACGCGTGGCGGACTGATCTGTCCGCGGACTCGAAGACAGTCGAATCGATCGACAAACGCGTCGCACGCGGCCAGATCCTCTACGACGCACCCGAACTCGTGATCCCCGTGCTCACCGGCGACGGAATGCACACGTACCCCGACTCCCGCCGAAACGCCTGCGAGAACACCATGTTCACCGTCGCGGGAGGAGCGGCTGTCAGCGGTCTGCTCGTCGCGCTGTCGGTCCGCGGCGTCGGGAGCTGCTGGGTCGGGTCCACGATCTTCGCCGCCGACACCGTGCGGACGCACCTCGACCTGCCCGAGGACTGGCAGCCGCTCGGCGCAGTGGCGATCGGCTACCCGGCCGCTCCGACGGGTCTGCGAGAATCTGCGTCGACCGACGGACTGGTGATCGAACTGTGA
- a CDS encoding NUDIX domain-containing protein, translated as MSITDTTRAILAEWTPPDAEQDSLRHTFLAFVDSAPNPCERACVPGHLTGSVIVFNAELTHVLLTLHPRVGKWIQLGGHCEPGDVSVAATALREGLEESGLASLQLTGGPVHLHTHPITCSLGQATRHLDVRFAAVADPASDGGLPEIVRSDESVDLAWWPIDALPANIDADTVPLLVSLGSSALRP; from the coding sequence GTGAGCATCACCGACACCACGCGCGCGATCCTCGCCGAGTGGACGCCGCCCGACGCCGAGCAGGACTCCCTGCGCCACACGTTTCTGGCATTCGTCGACTCGGCTCCGAACCCGTGCGAACGTGCCTGTGTCCCAGGGCATCTCACCGGTTCGGTGATCGTCTTCAACGCCGAACTCACTCATGTCCTGCTGACTCTGCACCCACGTGTCGGCAAATGGATCCAGCTCGGCGGGCACTGCGAACCCGGCGACGTCAGTGTCGCCGCAACCGCGCTGCGGGAGGGCCTGGAGGAGTCCGGGCTGGCGTCACTGCAGCTCACCGGCGGCCCCGTACACCTCCACACCCATCCGATCACGTGCTCGCTCGGACAGGCCACGCGTCACCTGGACGTCAGGTTCGCGGCCGTCGCCGACCCGGCGTCGGACGGCGGGCTCCCCGAGATCGTGCGCAGTGACGAGTCCGTCGACCTCGCGTGGTGGCCGATCGACGCCCTCCCCGCGAACATCGACGCCGACACCGTCCCGCTCCTGGTCAGCCTCGGTTCTTCCGCCCTGCGGCCCTGA
- the glgC gene encoding glucose-1-phosphate adenylyltransferase, with the protein MRSQPHVLGIVLAGGEGRRLYPMTSDRAKPAVPFGGSYRLIDFVLSNLVNGGYERVCVLTQYKSHSLDRHISQNWWTSGFHGEYITPVPAQQRLGPRWYTGSADAIFQSMNLIDDEKPDYIVVLGADHVYRMDPSQMVEAHVASGAAATVAGIRVPRSEAFAFGCIESGDDDRITAFVEKPSDPPGTPDDPDVTYASMGNYVFSTDALVEMLKRDAADGDSDHDMGGDIIPAFVERGEAYVYDFNSNVIPGETERDKGYWRDVGTIDAFYDAHMDLISPNPRFNLYNQRWPIRGATSHLPPAKFIGGGSASDSMVGAGCIVAGATVRNSVLSNDVSIGEGSVVQGSVLMPGVRIGRNAVVRNAILDKNVVVVDDGQLGVDLDHDRERFQVSTGGIVSVGKNLRVE; encoded by the coding sequence GTGAGATCACAACCGCACGTCCTCGGAATAGTCCTGGCTGGCGGAGAGGGCCGTCGGCTCTACCCGATGACGAGTGATCGGGCCAAGCCCGCGGTGCCGTTCGGCGGATCGTACCGACTGATCGACTTCGTCCTGTCGAATCTCGTCAACGGCGGCTACGAACGCGTCTGCGTGCTCACCCAGTACAAGTCGCATTCCCTGGATCGGCACATCTCGCAGAACTGGTGGACGTCCGGTTTCCACGGCGAGTACATCACCCCGGTCCCCGCCCAGCAGCGTCTCGGTCCGCGGTGGTACACCGGAAGCGCCGACGCGATCTTCCAGTCGATGAACCTGATCGACGACGAGAAGCCCGACTACATCGTGGTTCTCGGCGCCGATCACGTGTACCGGATGGACCCGTCGCAGATGGTCGAGGCGCACGTCGCCAGCGGCGCGGCCGCCACGGTCGCAGGTATCCGCGTTCCTCGGTCGGAGGCGTTCGCGTTCGGCTGCATCGAGTCCGGCGACGACGACCGGATCACCGCGTTCGTCGAGAAGCCGAGCGACCCGCCGGGTACTCCCGACGACCCCGACGTGACGTACGCGTCGATGGGCAACTACGTGTTCAGCACCGACGCACTCGTCGAGATGCTCAAGCGTGACGCCGCCGACGGGGACTCCGACCACGACATGGGCGGCGACATCATCCCCGCCTTCGTCGAACGCGGTGAGGCGTACGTGTACGACTTCAACTCCAACGTCATCCCCGGGGAGACCGAACGCGACAAGGGGTACTGGCGCGACGTCGGAACCATCGACGCGTTCTACGACGCCCACATGGACCTGATATCGCCGAATCCGCGATTCAACCTGTACAACCAGCGGTGGCCGATCCGAGGTGCGACGAGTCACCTGCCGCCCGCGAAGTTCATCGGCGGCGGATCGGCGAGCGACTCGATGGTCGGCGCCGGGTGCATCGTCGCCGGCGCGACGGTCCGGAACTCGGTCCTGTCGAACGACGTGTCGATCGGCGAGGGCTCGGTAGTCCAGGGCAGCGTCTTGATGCCCGGCGTCCGCATCGGCCGGAACGCCGTGGTGCGCAACGCGATTCTCGACAAGAACGTCGTCGTCGTCGACGACGGTCAGCTCGGCGTCGACCTCGATCACGATCGCGAGCGGTTCCAGGTCAGCACGGGGGGAATCGTGTCCGTCGGTAAGAACCTTCGCGTGGAGTGA
- a CDS encoding putative RNA methyltransferase gives MTPDTDLFEAACLVCPVCSGHLELMGRSLGCPNGHRFDLAKQGYVSLLSGKGTSHRSDTPEMVASRAAVFDAGLYDPITSAVAAAVPDGEGTVVDAAAGTGAYLAAALTASADHRVGVAIDLSKSCARAAVRSHPRVVSVVADLWAQIPVADRSADAVLSVFAPRNAAETARVLRTGGRWVIVTPNRGHLEEIVEPMGMLRVGDGKTERIAADLVAAFEICSQERVTAHLELTAGALADIAGMGPAAFHRIRVELDAAAHALAGDTTTSATVDVTVTVARLAG, from the coding sequence CTGACGCCAGACACTGACCTGTTCGAGGCTGCCTGCCTCGTCTGTCCGGTCTGCTCGGGACATCTCGAGTTGATGGGGCGGTCACTGGGCTGCCCGAATGGTCATCGCTTCGACCTCGCAAAACAAGGATACGTGTCGCTGTTGAGCGGGAAGGGGACGTCCCACCGCTCCGACACCCCGGAGATGGTCGCGTCTCGCGCCGCCGTGTTCGACGCCGGTCTCTACGACCCGATCACGTCCGCCGTCGCCGCAGCCGTTCCCGACGGCGAGGGGACCGTCGTCGACGCCGCCGCCGGAACCGGAGCCTACTTGGCGGCGGCCCTGACGGCATCCGCCGACCACCGTGTCGGCGTTGCGATCGACCTGTCCAAGTCGTGTGCACGGGCTGCCGTCCGATCCCATCCACGCGTCGTGTCCGTCGTCGCCGACCTGTGGGCGCAGATCCCCGTCGCCGACCGATCCGCCGACGCCGTCCTGTCGGTGTTCGCGCCGCGGAACGCCGCGGAGACCGCCCGGGTGCTCCGCACCGGTGGCCGATGGGTGATCGTCACACCCAACCGCGGCCACCTCGAGGAGATCGTCGAACCGATGGGCATGCTCCGTGTCGGAGACGGCAAGACCGAGCGGATCGCGGCGGATCTGGTCGCCGCGTTCGAGATCTGTTCGCAGGAGCGTGTGACCGCACACCTCGAGCTGACGGCCGGAGCTCTGGCCGACATCGCCGGGATGGGGCCCGCGGCCTTCCACCGGATCCGTGTGGAGCTCGACGCCGCTGCTCACGCCCTCGCGGGCGATACGACGACGTCGGCCACCGTCGACGTCACGGTCACCGTGGCGCGCCTCGCGGGGTGA
- a CDS encoding DUF3117 domain-containing protein codes for MAAMKPRMGDGAMEAVKEGRGIIVRIPIDGGGRLVVELNDAEASALGEALREVTA; via the coding sequence ATGGCGGCGATGAAGCCACGTATGGGTGACGGTGCGATGGAAGCGGTCAAGGAAGGGCGCGGAATCATCGTGCGCATCCCGATCGATGGAGGCGGCCGACTGGTCGTCGAGCTGAACGACGCCGAGGCCAGCGCACTCGGTGAGGCGCTGCGCGAGGTAACCGCCTGA
- a CDS encoding DivIVA domain-containing protein, with protein MVIIGLYVIGVAVLVALLFAVVWFAFGRGEDLPPVDRGTTLTRLPRAGISGDDVRRLVFAQNIRGYNTAEVDWALEKLAREIDELRDVVSELSGRDVADTGSLPTVQVPPIEP; from the coding sequence GTGGTGATCATCGGACTGTATGTGATCGGCGTGGCCGTGCTGGTCGCGCTGCTGTTCGCCGTGGTGTGGTTCGCGTTCGGTCGCGGTGAAGATCTGCCGCCGGTGGACCGTGGCACCACGCTCACACGACTTCCTCGTGCGGGCATCAGCGGTGACGACGTCCGCAGGCTTGTCTTCGCCCAGAACATCCGCGGGTACAACACCGCCGAAGTCGACTGGGCACTGGAGAAACTCGCCCGCGAGATCGACGAACTCCGGGACGTCGTGTCAGAGCTATCGGGTCGCGATGTCGCCGACACCGGGTCTCTCCCAACCGTTCAGGTGCCCCCGATCGAACCGTGA
- a CDS encoding glucosyl-3-phosphoglycerate synthase: MNPAWTDRGEGEARWSHTHTWDHPEWSVDDLVAAKAGRTVSVVLPALNEEDTVAGVIESIRPLVGTLVDELIVLDSGCTDSTAERARAAGARVVSREEAIPGLEPMPGKGEALWRSLAATTGDLVAFVDADLIDPDPMFLPKMLGPLLADPGIHLVKGYYRRPLLTGSRRESSGGGRVTELLARPLLTALKPELGEVLQPLGGEYAGTRELLTSVRFAPGYGVEIGLLIDTYDRYGLPGIGQVNLGVRQHRNRPLRDLAVMSRQIVATLLERCGIDDSGVGLTQFVPDDSGAFSPHTTELRSDERPPIAGLDPRLF, from the coding sequence GTGAACCCTGCCTGGACTGACCGCGGCGAAGGCGAAGCTCGCTGGTCGCACACTCACACTTGGGACCACCCCGAATGGAGCGTCGACGATCTGGTCGCCGCGAAAGCAGGCCGAACAGTCTCCGTCGTGTTGCCCGCGTTGAACGAGGAGGACACCGTCGCCGGTGTCATCGAGTCGATCAGGCCGCTCGTCGGAACACTCGTCGACGAGCTCATCGTCCTCGACTCCGGCTGCACCGACAGCACGGCAGAGCGCGCTCGCGCCGCGGGGGCGCGCGTCGTCTCACGCGAGGAGGCGATCCCCGGCCTTGAACCGATGCCCGGGAAGGGCGAGGCGTTGTGGCGCTCTCTCGCGGCGACGACGGGCGATCTGGTCGCCTTCGTCGACGCCGACCTCATCGACCCCGACCCGATGTTCCTGCCGAAGATGCTCGGTCCGCTGCTCGCCGATCCCGGCATCCACCTCGTCAAAGGGTATTACCGCCGTCCGCTCCTCACCGGATCGCGACGGGAGTCGTCCGGCGGCGGTCGTGTCACCGAACTGCTCGCCCGACCACTCCTCACCGCACTCAAACCCGAACTCGGGGAGGTGCTGCAGCCGCTCGGCGGCGAGTACGCGGGCACGAGGGAACTGCTGACCTCGGTGCGTTTCGCGCCTGGCTACGGGGTGGAGATCGGGCTGCTGATCGACACATACGACCGGTACGGTCTCCCCGGCATCGGACAGGTGAATCTCGGGGTCAGGCAGCACCGCAACCGTCCCCTCCGCGATCTCGCAGTGATGAGCCGTCAGATCGTCGCGACGCTGCTGGAGCGGTGTGGCATCGACGACTCGGGTGTCGGGCTCACTCAGTTCGTGCCGGACGATTCGGGTGCGTTCTCGCCGCACACCACCGAACTCCGCAGCGACGAACGCCCACCGATCGCCGGACTGGATCCCCGCCTGTTCTGA
- the folP gene encoding dihydropteroate synthase: MAIVNRTPDSFYDRGATFSDDAAKARVDLVVEQGADIVDIGGVKAGPGEEVDAAAEAQRVVPLIAWIRAQHPDLLISVDTWRSEVAASACEAGADIVNDTWAGADPRILDVAAQAGAGIVCSHTGGAVVRTRPHRVAYDDVVADVVTELGAAATRAREAGVREDGILIDPTHDFGKNTHHGLALLRELDRLVDTGWPVLMALSNKDFIGETLNADLTDRVAGTLAATALAAAAGARVFRVHEVADTRRAVDMVASIRGTRAPARTVRGLA, translated from the coding sequence ATGGCGATCGTCAATCGGACTCCCGACTCGTTCTACGACCGGGGAGCCACGTTCTCCGACGACGCCGCGAAAGCGCGTGTCGACCTCGTCGTGGAACAGGGCGCGGACATCGTCGACATCGGCGGTGTGAAAGCCGGTCCCGGCGAGGAGGTCGACGCCGCCGCCGAAGCGCAGCGGGTGGTGCCCCTGATCGCGTGGATCCGTGCGCAGCATCCCGACCTGCTGATCAGCGTCGACACCTGGCGCAGTGAGGTCGCCGCATCGGCCTGCGAAGCGGGCGCGGACATCGTCAACGACACGTGGGCGGGCGCTGATCCCCGCATCCTCGACGTCGCAGCGCAAGCCGGAGCCGGCATCGTCTGCTCGCACACCGGCGGCGCCGTGGTCCGTACCCGGCCGCACCGGGTCGCATACGACGACGTCGTGGCCGACGTCGTCACCGAGCTGGGCGCCGCGGCGACCCGTGCCAGGGAGGCCGGAGTGCGCGAGGACGGGATCCTCATCGATCCGACTCACGACTTCGGTAAGAACACGCACCACGGGCTGGCGTTGCTCCGTGAACTCGACCGACTCGTCGACACCGGATGGCCGGTCCTGATGGCGCTGTCGAACAAGGACTTCATCGGGGAGACGTTGAACGCCGATCTGACCGACCGGGTCGCCGGGACTCTGGCGGCGACCGCGTTGGCCGCAGCGGCGGGAGCGCGGGTGTTCCGAGTTCACGAGGTGGCCGATACTCGTCGCGCCGTCGACATGGTCGCGTCGATCCGTGGAACCCGGGCGCCTGCACGCACGGTGCGGGGTCTCGCGTGA
- a CDS encoding long-chain-acyl-CoA synthetase gives MNTVPTKVGFTDILKGVVKMAPDLPGMARHAPNMIFRSPDKKNSIGQIFAQLAADHPDRPFVRWHGESSSYGECNRTVNRYAAVLTERGVKVGDVVGILSKNNPTDLLVILAVLKLGAVAGMLNYNQRGDVIDHSMSLLDANILIRDPECDEAFDSMSPERHPEHILDFAALEEAAAGKSEANPVVTATLPASTLAFYIFTSGTTGLPKASVMSHNRWLANYTGIGGLAVRLRPSDTMYVALPLYHNNAVSVSLGAVLASGACMALGKQFSASRFWDDVIENRATAFSYIGELCRYLLAQPEKPTDRAHAVRLIVGNGLRPEIWDEFVDRFGIDRVVEFYGASELNLAFVNVFGVKRTVGFCPLPFKLVEYDADGQPKRDAKGRLVAVPKGEPGLLIAEISERVPVDGYTDSRETEKKIVRDAFKKGDAYFNSGDLVRDIGFSHITFVDRLGDTFRWKGENVATTEVEGAAGEDHTIDGAVAYGVEVPGCDGKAGMVSITLTGDQRPDPKKLADQLYASLPAYAVPLFVRFVDELEVTSTFKNRKVELRDQGFNDVGDDEVWVLKGRADGYVPFYDDYPADVAAAKAPR, from the coding sequence ATGAACACAGTGCCCACCAAGGTAGGGTTCACCGACATTCTCAAGGGTGTCGTCAAGATGGCCCCCGACCTGCCCGGAATGGCTCGTCATGCGCCGAACATGATCTTCCGGTCCCCGGACAAGAAGAACAGCATCGGCCAGATCTTCGCGCAGCTCGCCGCCGACCACCCGGACCGGCCCTTCGTCCGATGGCACGGCGAGTCGTCGTCGTACGGCGAGTGCAATCGCACAGTCAATCGATACGCCGCGGTGCTGACCGAACGCGGAGTCAAAGTCGGCGATGTCGTCGGGATCCTGTCGAAGAACAATCCGACCGACCTGCTGGTGATTCTCGCGGTACTCAAACTGGGCGCGGTCGCGGGCATGCTCAACTACAACCAGCGCGGCGACGTCATCGATCACAGCATGTCGCTGCTCGACGCGAACATCTTGATCCGCGACCCCGAATGCGACGAGGCGTTCGACTCGATGAGTCCCGAACGCCACCCCGAGCACATCCTCGACTTCGCGGCGCTCGAGGAGGCGGCAGCGGGGAAGTCGGAGGCGAACCCGGTGGTCACCGCGACGCTTCCGGCATCGACGCTCGCGTTCTACATCTTCACCTCCGGCACCACCGGCCTGCCCAAGGCCAGCGTGATGAGCCACAACCGCTGGCTGGCGAACTACACGGGCATCGGCGGTCTCGCCGTGCGTCTGCGCCCGTCGGACACCATGTATGTGGCCCTCCCGCTGTACCACAACAACGCGGTGTCGGTGTCCCTCGGCGCAGTCCTCGCAAGCGGCGCGTGCATGGCCCTGGGCAAGCAGTTCTCCGCGTCCCGTTTCTGGGACGACGTGATCGAGAACCGGGCGACCGCGTTCTCGTACATCGGTGAACTGTGCCGCTACCTGCTGGCCCAACCGGAGAAGCCGACCGACCGCGCGCATGCGGTGCGCCTCATCGTCGGCAACGGACTCCGCCCCGAGATCTGGGACGAGTTCGTCGACCGTTTCGGGATCGACCGTGTCGTCGAGTTCTACGGCGCCAGCGAGCTCAACCTGGCGTTTGTCAACGTCTTCGGGGTCAAGCGGACCGTCGGATTCTGTCCGCTCCCGTTCAAGCTCGTCGAGTACGACGCGGACGGCCAGCCCAAGCGCGACGCCAAGGGCCGCCTCGTCGCAGTTCCGAAGGGCGAGCCCGGTCTGTTGATCGCCGAGATCAGCGAGCGTGTCCCGGTCGACGGCTACACCGATTCGCGAGAGACCGAGAAGAAGATCGTCCGCGACGCCTTCAAGAAGGGCGACGCGTATTTCAACTCGGGTGACCTGGTTCGCGACATCGGGTTCTCGCACATCACCTTCGTCGACCGACTCGGCGACACCTTCCGTTGGAAGGGGGAGAACGTCGCGACCACCGAGGTGGAGGGCGCGGCGGGCGAGGACCACACGATCGACGGCGCGGTCGCGTACGGCGTCGAGGTCCCCGGTTGCGACGGTAAGGCCGGCATGGTCTCGATCACGCTCACGGGTGATCAGCGGCCGGACCCGAAGAAGCTGGCCGACCAGCTGTACGCATCGCTGCCCGCGTACGCGGTGCCGCTGTTCGTGCGGTTCGTCGACGAACTCGAAGTGACGTCCACGTTCAAGAACCGCAAGGTGGAGCTGCGCGACCAGGGCTTCAACGACGTCGGCGACGACGAGGTGTGGGTGCTCAAGGGCCGCGCCGACGGCTATGTGCCGTTCTATGACGACTACCCGGCAGACGTCGCGGCGGCCAAGGCCCCGCGCTGA
- a CDS encoding TIGR00730 family Rossman fold protein, with the protein MTRDALAICVYCASGPVDEEYLRLAADTGKAIAAAGATLVSGGGNISMMGSVARAARGAGGKTIGIIPEHLMALEVADLDSDELIVTDTMRERKRLMDEMSDGFITLPGGVGTFEELFETWTGAYLGVHDKPVVMVNHGGFYDPMLAWLDDLRARGFVSDRAMDRLVVVDSVSAAMNELTLR; encoded by the coding sequence GTGACTCGCGATGCGCTCGCGATCTGCGTGTACTGCGCGTCGGGCCCGGTCGACGAGGAGTACCTGCGTCTTGCCGCCGACACCGGCAAGGCGATCGCCGCGGCCGGGGCCACGCTCGTGTCAGGGGGCGGCAACATCTCCATGATGGGCAGCGTCGCCCGCGCCGCGCGCGGAGCCGGCGGAAAGACGATCGGCATCATTCCCGAGCATTTGATGGCGTTGGAAGTGGCCGATCTGGACTCTGACGAGTTGATCGTCACCGACACGATGCGCGAGCGGAAGCGGCTGATGGATGAGATGTCCGACGGCTTCATCACACTGCCCGGTGGGGTCGGCACGTTCGAGGAGCTGTTCGAGACGTGGACCGGTGCCTACCTCGGGGTTCACGACAAGCCCGTCGTGATGGTCAACCACGGCGGGTTCTACGATCCGATGCTCGCCTGGCTCGACGATCTGCGCGCTCGCGGATTCGTCTCCGACCGGGCGATGGACCGGCTCGTGGTGGTCGACTCGGTGTCCGCCGCCATGAATGAACTGACTCTACGGTAA
- a CDS encoding TIGR00730 family Rossman fold protein, with protein MADGEPGANAQPTDDDEATFEAVPLRHIGAAQVRVSGDAERITTDRTLLEWVDPRDPQLADHRRIHDSWRVLRIQSEFVAGFDALSGVAEAVTVFGSARVEPGSDEYNLGVEVGRRLGEAGFAVITGGGPGAMEATNRGAFEAGAQSIGLNIELPFEQHINPYVTLAINFRYFFVRKTMFVKYSQAFVCLPGGIGTLDELFEALTLVQTRKVLRFPIVLVGRAFWGPLVDWMKNTLVADGKISPEDLDLITLVDTPEEAVQAVCEKAIRP; from the coding sequence ATGGCCGATGGCGAACCCGGCGCGAACGCGCAGCCCACAGACGACGACGAAGCGACCTTCGAAGCGGTGCCGCTGCGGCACATCGGAGCCGCGCAGGTCAGAGTGTCCGGAGACGCGGAACGGATCACCACCGACCGGACGCTGCTCGAATGGGTCGACCCGCGCGACCCGCAGCTCGCTGATCATCGCCGCATCCACGACTCCTGGCGCGTACTGCGCATCCAATCCGAATTCGTCGCCGGTTTCGACGCGCTCAGCGGTGTCGCCGAGGCCGTCACCGTGTTCGGCTCGGCCCGGGTGGAACCGGGCAGCGACGAGTACAACCTAGGCGTCGAGGTCGGTCGCAGGCTCGGTGAGGCGGGCTTCGCCGTGATCACCGGCGGTGGACCCGGCGCCATGGAGGCCACGAACAGGGGCGCCTTCGAAGCCGGCGCCCAGTCCATCGGCCTCAACATCGAGCTGCCGTTCGAGCAGCACATCAACCCGTACGTCACGCTGGCGATCAACTTCCGGTACTTCTTCGTCCGCAAGACGATGTTCGTCAAGTACTCGCAGGCGTTCGTGTGCCTGCCGGGCGGCATCGGCACTCTCGACGAGCTCTTCGAAGCTCTGACACTCGTGCAGACCCGCAAGGTGCTGCGCTTCCCGATCGTGTTGGTCGGCCGGGCCTTCTGGGGGCCGCTGGTCGACTGGATGAAGAACACGCTCGTGGCCGACGGCAAGATCTCACCCGAGGACCTCGATCTGATCACGCTTGTCGACACGCCTGAAGAAGCGGTTCAGGCGGTCTGCGAGAAGGCGATCCGTCCGTGA
- a CDS encoding nitroreductase family deazaflavin-dependent oxidoreductase, with the protein MNDTRYEAPSGTMFTASNRLVGGLARIGAAPKGVHELRTVGRRTGEVRRTPVNVLDVGGRRFLFSPRGNTQWVRNVRAGGAVGLRRGRRTAAVTLAELDDAAKPEIIRDYLTKWGWQVSDFVCGLTAASSDDEILAVAEGFPVFEVRV; encoded by the coding sequence ATGAACGACACCAGGTACGAGGCGCCGAGCGGGACGATGTTCACCGCATCGAATCGGCTCGTCGGCGGACTCGCGAGGATCGGAGCCGCGCCGAAAGGCGTCCATGAGTTGCGGACGGTGGGACGGCGCACCGGCGAGGTCCGTCGGACGCCCGTCAATGTGCTCGACGTCGGTGGACGCAGGTTCCTGTTCTCGCCGCGCGGCAACACACAATGGGTGCGCAACGTTCGGGCTGGGGGAGCGGTCGGGCTACGCCGCGGCCGCCGCACTGCCGCCGTCACCCTCGCGGAACTCGATGACGCCGCCAAGCCTGAGATCATCCGTGACTACCTCACCAAGTGGGGCTGGCAGGTTTCCGACTTTGTCTGCGGCCTCACGGCCGCCTCGTCGGACGACGAGATCCTTGCTGTCGCGGAGGGCTTCCCGGTGTTCGAGGTGCGCGTCTGA
- a CDS encoding DUF2568 domain-containing protein, translating into MVTAYLWSLAGLLFVSEVLMLGVLGGGVWAVVGRGWPGVLAGLAAVAAAVALWALFASPRPVMDVTVAKYAVKIGLYVAATALLAAAGARLPTVWAFAVFSLVVNTAAVMPPYRDF; encoded by the coding sequence ATGGTCACCGCGTATCTCTGGTCACTGGCCGGACTGCTCTTCGTGAGCGAGGTCCTGATGCTCGGCGTCCTCGGCGGCGGGGTGTGGGCGGTGGTCGGCCGCGGATGGCCGGGGGTGCTCGCCGGACTCGCAGCAGTCGCTGCCGCGGTGGCCCTGTGGGCGCTGTTCGCGTCCCCGCGGCCCGTCATGGACGTGACCGTCGCGAAGTACGCGGTCAAGATCGGCTTGTACGTGGCGGCGACGGCACTGCTCGCGGCGGCGGGCGCTCGATTGCCGACCGTGTGGGCGTTCGCCGTGTTCTCGCTCGTGGTCAACACGGCGGCCGTGATGCCGCCCTACCGAGACTTCTGA